AGCATAGAAGCTTATGTCCAAAAAGTGACAATGAGTAGATACAAAAATAGTGCTCTTGAAAATGTATACTTAATGACAGACCGGGACGGTGatagggagagggaagggcatcAAAGATACCATGAAGGACGTAGCCCATCTGAGGCAGCGGCATCTAATAAGACTCAAAATGACCCAAATAGTGAAGGACATAAAACATCGTGTAAAACCTCCCTTTTTAAGTCAGTTGCTTCCACAAAGCAGTTTGTTTCTGTCAGCAAAAGCTCCATTCAAGTATTCAAACATAGCTCTTTGTGGAAAGACAGTTTGGACAATCTGGAAAGTTATCTAGTCCATGCTGAAAATAATGATTGAAACCATTTTCAAAACGGGATTGGACTGACCCCATCAGATACTTCTGAAAATCAGAGATTgaataataaagaacaaagtgCTAAGCGGGATCCATATGAGAGGGGCTTCACTGAGGAGTCGACCCTCCAGAATGACCAGAGCCCTTCCAATGGAGATAGCATTGCCCAGTGCCCTGAATATGAGAAAACACTTAACCAGGACTGCAGTGTTCAGAGACGTGTGAGGACTCAGTTTTCAGAGAACCAGTATGAATGTTATAAATGTGGAGAAGTCTTTCATCAGAGGTCTAACCTTATTACACATGAGAGTATCCATTTGGGAGAAAATCCCGATGAATCCAGTCAGTGTGAGAATGGTCCTCAGCAGTCCTCCAATATTGGTGATCATCAGAGAATTCATGAGGCCAAAAACCCATTCAGATACGCTAAACGTGGTCCCACATTTAGTCAGTCATCAAGACTAAGTAGAAAGAAGACGATCCCTAGTGGAAAGAAAACACCCATTTTTAAGGGACGTGCTAAAGTCTTTGGCACTCAACCCGATCTCAGCATCAGCAAATGGATACtgaactgaaatcatacaaatgTGAAGAATGTGGTAAAACCTTTAAGTACTGCTCATCCCTACGGAAACATAGGCAAATCTATACTGGAAAGAAACTCtacaaatgtaaagaatgtgacaaagtttttaaaattcgcTCAACACTtactcaacatcacagaattcatactggacaaaaaccttacaaatgtaaggaatgtggtaGGTCCTTTAACCAGCAGGCACACCTTACTCAACATTGCAAatttcatactggagagaagtcttacaaatgtcaagaatgtggcaagaccTTTAAGGAGCACTCACGCCTTGatcaacatcacagaattcatactgaaGAGAAACCTTACAGATGTCAAGAATGTGACAAGGCCTTTAAGTGTCATGCAACCCTTAGTAATCATTTCAGATTtaatactggagagaaaccttacaaggaatgtggcaaggcctttaaacAGCGCTCACACCTTGGTCAACATCACAGAGTTCATTTTGGAGAGAGACcttacaaatgtcaagaatgtgaCAAGGCCTTTCACCAGAGCTCATCACTTACTGCACATCACAGAAatcatactggagaaaaaccttacaaatgtaaggaatgtggcaaGGGCTTTTCATTGCACTCAAACCTTCTTAAGCATCACagaactcatactggagagaaagcTTACAAACGCAAAGAAATGTGGCAAGGCCTTGTACCAAAGCTCACACCTTAGCAAACATCATAGAAGTCATACTggcaagaaactttaaaaatgtaaagactaGGAGTAAGGACTGAAAAACCTTTACATCACAGACCTTGCATCCGATATAACTGGAGAATATCTATACACATCTAAAGAAgtccacccctctctctccctgaaactCACAACATCGTAGTTATCATATGGGAGCAACATGGTAAAATGTGATGAATGTGGTGAGACCTTTAACTGGAATTCAGTCTATACTCAGTGTCCCAAAATGCACACTAGATTCAAACCCTAGAAAGATGATGATTGTGGAAATACCCTCATTTTAATATACATGTTTGCAAACACAGAAAGTGCTAAAGAAGGTAAATTGAATCATACAAATAATTCGAAAACTCTGATTGAACATCTAATATCAATAAATGTCGCAGATATCACATAAAAGGAGTGTATCAGTCCCTCTATTCAGACAGTACTCATTAGTCCAAGGAAAAAGATCAAGTTAAACACTTGGAAAATGCATATGCTGTTACATTGGAAAGATTCAGTGGGGGAGTTTTTACAAAGGTACAATTAGTTTCGAAGTGCTTTTTGTTATATTGAGCCTTTTTGAGGTTTGTGACCAACAAATATTAATGTACTTTATTCTCAAATCACTTCTGGAGATTGACTTACTTGTACTGTGTGCATGAATCCGTGAGCCTGACTTTTGCTCCATCAATGGCATTCGATGCCCTGCTGCACTCGGGGGAACTCATGCATCCCAGATTTTCCTTGGAAGATGAGAACTGTGTAATACACAACATGAACGAATAAAATCTAAATGGAGACACTGCTTAGGGCTATAGTATTGATGTAAGTTGCCATGAAATAGGTATTCAGAAcaatattttttatccatttactaaAACTAAAGAACTTCCTGAATATTAGACATACAAGGTTTTCCTGATTGCTCTCTAAGGAGAAAAAGGTGGCGCACCAGTTAACTACTAATGTATCTTCATAATAGCAATCTTTAGAGAATAGGAGTGGTTGTGGTTGAAATGAAGAAATCCTCCTCGATAAAAGAAGGTTATCTAACTCTTCCCTACCATTCCATACACATCTGTTAAAACTGGCAGCAGCACTGGAACTTAAGGAAGTTACTTCCACATCATGATATCAGCTATCAAGTTTAACgcttatattctgtattttgaacAAATGTAACAGTGAATTTGAAATGCATAACATAGTCTATGTGTGAATTTAATGTCCTTCAATTAACCAAACATGCTGGTTTTTAATATGTTAACATGAATTTCTGATGAGCTTTGTGTTGCCCTACCACCATGgtgaacctctttttttttttttttttttttttttagattttatttgacagatacagaacacaagcagggggagagaggaaggaggttccccactgagcagggagcctgatgcagggctagatcccaggactggggccatgacctgagctgaaggcagatgcttaacgaatgagccacccatgtggcTCCTATGTCATTTTACTGAAAGTTGGAGGCAACTGGTGTTATCTGTCACCTATTTGGTAATGGAAGGGAATAATAGTCTTAGGAATCCATTCTCTCAGTGACCTTAACATTGAAATGATGGGTGATTTCCCCCACCTAGTTTATTTACTGTATCATTTTCTCCTCCTTGTGCTGACTGTGATATTACAGATATATTACAGGTTTTGTCGGGggtatttttgacattttaggTCACCTGATTCATGGTGCTGCTACTTGCCATCCATTTTGTAAACTCAGCACTTTTGCAGGGACCTTGAGTGGACACGTGCCCTGCTCACTAGTGTGTTCCCtatgatgtggttttggaatataggggAGGTTCCGTGGAGTGGATTCTGGAGCCTATGACtgagaaagaatttttgagatgTTTTTGGTGTAAAATGGTGGTTTATGAAAGTATGGGGATAGGACTCATGGGCAGAAAGCGCCCGGGGTTGTGAGGCATGGCTGATTTCTATCTATACAATGGGCTTGGGGGatgtaaggaaaaagggaggttttgaGAAAGAACATTCATATATTAAAGAAGATTCAGGGGATCCTGGAGGCCTTGCTCTCAAGGTTGTTTACCCCTCTCGTAAGGCATTACCGGTAAGGTAGTTGGGATATCCCGGAAGCAGTATTACAATCCTCTTATTCAAACCCGTCCTTTTTAATAGGCtgcagggtttgtttgtttgtttttttttttttttaagattttatttatttatttgacagagatcacaagtaggcagaaaggcaggcaggcagagtgagaaagggggaagcaggctccctgctgagcagagagcccgatgtggggcttgatcccaggatcctgggatcatgacctgagccgaaggcagaggcttaacccactgagccacccaggcaccccaataggctgcaggtttaaaagaaaattcaattttatttacatttccttctgcctcaacTTCCCTCAATTTTAAGAAGAAGAGGGTCATGGTAGGGCTTCAGGATTCTGAGTTATGGGTCTCTGTAAGTTCGGCTATAGATATAATAAAGCTTCTTCcctgtaaatcactaggacatttgtaaactgaggaaTACTCAGGTCTTGgaggattgtgatctctacaaggtaactatttgtttctcctttagggcagccaggagtgcctgaggaatgtcctATACATCCCATGGGAGGTAGGAGTTCTCTCATCACCTAGACAACACTCTGTAGAGTCACAAGGTGATATAACTTGAGACATGACAATCAGATCCACCTCTGTGGACAATCCTCTGTCCCTTTTCCCAAGCATTTCCCATCCTGTGTTCTCCCAGAGAAGATGCCAAGAGCTTACCTAAGCTGGCTTTAGTTTGAATGGCCAAATATGAACTCGAACTGGGACTCTCAAGCACTCCACCATGACCCATAATAAAAGTATGTTCTCCATTTATTGGTGGGGGTCTTGGTTTGAATCATGTGCCCATGTGACCATGCTATATAGGTCATCGATAACCCAGAAGTAGGAGAAACCTCCCAAATGGAGTGACACTGTAGCCCAGGTCANNNNNNNNNNNNNNNNNNNNNNNNNNNNNNNNNNNNNNNNNNNNNNNNNNNNNNNNNNNNNNNNNNNNNNNNNNNNNNNNNNNNNNNNNNNNNNNNNNNNNNNNNNNNNNNNNNNNNNNNNNNNNNNNNNNNNNNNNNNNNNNNNNNNNNNNNNNNNNNNNNNNNNNNNNNNNNNNNNNNNNNNNNNNNNNNNNNNNNNNNNNNNNNNNNNNNNNNNNNNNNNNNNNNNNNNNNNNNNNNNNNNNNNNNNNNNNNNNNNNNNNNNNNNNNNNNNNNNNNNNNNNNNNNNNNNNNNNNNNNNNNNNNNNNNNNNNNNNNNNNNNNNNNNNNNNNNNNNNNNNNNNNNNNNNNNNNNNNNNNNNNNNNNNNNNNNNNNNNNNNNNNNNNNNNNNNNNNNNNNNNNNNNNNNNNNNNNNNNNNNNNNNNNNNNNNNNNNNNNNNNNNNNNNNNNNNNNNNNNNNNNNNNNNNNNNNNNNNNNNNNNNNNNNNNNNNNNNNNNNctttgactcaggtcatgatctcaggttcctgggactgagccctgcattgggctctctgctcagtggggagcctctctctctgtgcctgcctctctgcctacttgtgatctcactctctgtcaaatcaataaatgaaatcttaaaaaaagaaaacaagtaaaacttATCTCGCTAGATTCAGAGTCAATAATGTAGCATTGGACAGGCCACTCTCCAATGAAGACTTCATGCAAGTGATTCAGCTTAGAAATGTTTCATCTCTTACCTTGGGAGGCATCATCACTACTAATAGAGGACTGATTCTTTCCTGAGGTAAAATATCTATtcagcaacagaatacacattcttcttgtgtacccatggaacattctccagatcAGTTCACATACTCGGTCAAAAATGGGTCTTGAATGGTACAGAAAAaatgggattattccctgcattttTTAGGCCacactgctttatttttaatttttttttttttttgtagattttatttatttgacagacagagatcacaagtaggcagagaggcaagtagacagagagaggggaaagcagtctctgcactgagcagagagccccatgaggggctcaatcccaggtccctgagatcatgacctgagctgaaggcagaggctttaacccactgagccacccagttgctccaGGCCACACTGCCTTAAAATTGAACTCAATGATGAGAAAATCTGCAAGGAAAACATATAAATGGAGTTTAAGAaaaatcctactaaagaatgaacgggttaaccaggaaattaaagaataatttttaaaaatacatggaaacaaatgaaaatgaaagcattacTGTTTAGGATATGTGGGATGCACCAAGGGCAGCCCTAAGAAGGAAGCATAGAGcaatacaggcctttctcaaaataaataaataaataaataaataaataaaaaccaaccagcaaataaagcctaaatccagcagaagaagagaaataataaagatatgagcacaaatcaatgaaatagaaataaaaaacaagcccacagtagaacagatcaacaaatcTAAGAACTGTATTTTTGAAGGAATGATTGTCTGATAAACTTGATAAACCCCTAGGAGACTTACGAGAAAGagcagaggacccaaataaaatcatgaatgaaaaatgagagaTCACAACCTACACTGAAGAAATAgcaacaattataaaataatattataataatataccaacaaattaagaaatctagaagaaaaatggatgtattccttGAAAACTttacctaccaaaactgaagcaggaagaaatagaaacccagatagacccataaccagcaaagaagttGAAGCAGTAGTCAACAATCTCCCAACAAaaagagtccagggctggatggccTCACAGTGGAATTCTATCAAACAATTCATGGagaattaatacccattcttttgaaactattctaaaaagtATATGTGGAAGGAAAACTTAAGAACTCATTCTAGGACATTACCCTgatccaaaaccagaaaaagaccccactgaaaaagagaattacaaatcaatatccctgatgaacatggatgcaaaactctcaccaagggcgcctgggtggctcagtgggttaatcctctgcctttggcccaggtcatgatctcagggtcctgggattgagtcctgcatcgggctctcactGTGCATCTAGATGCCCGGCTAAAAGGTGAGCATTTGTTCAACCAATGGAGAGACCACGGAGATGAAGCAAGAGAGGAAGATATCACAGACTCTGAAAAGGTAACTACATTTTGAAAACTGGGAAATCACACATTTTCAGACATGACAAATGCCTAGAACATGTAAGAGCAGTCCCCAAACTGCTATTATTTGTGTTCATCTGCACAAAGCAAGTCCATAATCCTGGGCCCAGaggctgcttttttaaaattcctaaatgTCAACAGAAATAATAAGGCATTCAAAGTACCAGAAAAATGTGTTCTAACCAGGTGAATGAAACAAATGTCCAATACTGGCTCTTAATTAAtagctgcttctcttcctttccctctgcttgtgttccctttctcactatctctgtcaaataaataaaatctttaaaaagagtggggcacctgggtgaatcagtcattaagcatctgccttcagctcaggtcatgattccagggtcctaggatcgagtcccacatcaggctccctgctcagtgggaagcctgcttctccgtctcccacttcctgtttgtgttcccaatctctgtgtctgtcaaataaaatcttaaaaaaaaaaataattaattaataactatttattgcctgaaaaagaattcaaataacCATGGTAAAGCTGCtcatggagaaagaagaaaaatagatggGTAAGTAAATCTTATCAGGAAAACTATGCAGGACCAAAGTGTAAATCCAAAGACACAGAAACTataacaaccaaccaaccagaaaCTGGGATTGGAAGAGTAAAATTCCTGAAGTGAAAAACACACCAGCGGCTCACCCACAGACTTGAGCAAGTGGAAGAAAGATTCAACTTCAAGATctattgttttgttctgttttttgttttgcaaagaCCCCTTGTTTTAAATTACCTGCTGAGAGGACCAACGAAAAATGTGGAATAAGGATAGTGTAGGCACTCGCGGGACACCAGAAAGTGGTCCCATGGCTACATTAAGGGGCCcccaaaaggaaaggagagtgaAAGGGGGCAGAGGGCTTACATGAAGTTCTAAGGGCTTGTGCTTCTCATGTATGTGGAAAGAACAAATTCAGCAAGCCCAGGAAATTCAAAGTGGGATAAATGTCAACACAGGGACACCTTGTAATTAgcctatgaaaaaaatcaaaagtgaaaagaaaactttgAGACAATATGAAAAAAGCAATTCTTCTTATACAAGAGAGCTCCTATAAGTAGTAGGATTCTCAGTAGACCTGGTAGAAAGAACTGTATGGGACAGTGTATTCAAGCACTGAAAGATCAAAATATCCACCAAGAATACTGTattgggaaaaaattattttccatgaaggtagaaataaagactttcccacATAGAAACCCCTGTATGTTTACCAGTAGTCCTgtcctacaagaaatactaaagttGAAATAAAAGGATTCTAAACAGAAACTAAAACCACAAGATGATATAAAGCTCTcaactaaatataaatatttccaaaattataGAAACCCACAGTGTTGTAATAAGGTAGCACAGGTTGCTTTCATTTctacctcaaaatattttaaaaatcaaagcacaAGACATAATAAATATAGGTAATAAAGCACACAACATAAAAGATAGGATTCATGATATGAAACAAGGTGTGTGCAGGAATGGAGATAAGCAGAATAATTTTGGATGCAGTTGAGACTATcagtttagttattttttttaagattttatttatttgacagagatcacaagtaggcagagaggcaggcagagagaggaagggaagcaggcttcctgcagttGTGACGGTTCTGTTGAACTTCTAAAATTATCCTCTCAGAAATTCAGAGAGGctatgaaaggagagaaaggagttgGTGGAAGACTCAGAGCTACAGATGGACTAAGTGAAGAACTTACAGAGGATCAACaacaaaatgttacatttataCAATGTCATATTTCTGGTGTTCAACAAATTCAGTTTTCAGGGTCTGAAGAAATGGTGGCATGGGGTGGAGAGAAGCTTAAGTCTGTATGATTCTGGAAACAGACATTAGATGGAAGTGACTGGGGAAATAGGGCTTTTTGTACATTAAATAGCTGTAATATACCTTCCTAATGCTTGACTTAGGGCTTAATTCTGTCTTGAGATGCTTTTTCATGAatgattttaaagagaattttggattttaaaggtataaaaatatttttgtttcacatGAGTTTGTTGCTCTGTAGGACTcctatatacattatacattgcAGTTTATTACGGTCAGAGATTTGTagaaagtttcttatttttattgaagcATGCCACTTTTGTAATTCAAGTCAACAGCTGGGTTAATTCATGGTATttgccatttttataaaatataagggtagagttaaaagaaagaaagaaagactccaaGCAAAAGAAACTCAGAAGAACGAAGTTTCCATCTTAAATGTGATGGTTTCTGCATATCACTCAGTACACCTAAGGTCTGTACAAATGTAAGACAGGGAATATGAACACTATAGGGGAGGAATTTGGCAAAGAGCAACAGGCCAGTAAAAGCAGTTAACATTAggtgtatgccaacaaattgatcTCAGTGCCCAAGGAACACCAAAGGACACGCTATCACTCGTGTTTTCTTGTGGTCTGAGAACGCTAATTTAGAATAGAAATCTAATTATGAAAATACAGTGGATATAAATGAAGTTAAATCACCTATAATTTCTGTTGAGGCTGCTTTTAGGTGAGCAGACTTGAtcaaaggaatggagaaagggCCCCAGCACCCCTATGGCTGAAGGCAG
The DNA window shown above is from Mustela nigripes isolate SB6536 chromosome 17, MUSNIG.SB6536, whole genome shotgun sequence and carries:
- the LOC132005829 gene encoding zinc finger protein 678-like, yielding MDTELKSYKCEECGKTFKYCSSLRKHRQIYTGKKLYKCKECDKVFKIRSTLTQHHRIHTGQKPYKCKECGRSFNQQAHLTQHCKFHTGEKSYKCQECGKTFKEHSRLDQHHRIHTEEKPYRCQECDKAFKCHATLSNHFRFNTGEKPYKECGKAFKQRSHLGQHHRVHFGERPYKCQECDKAFHQSSSLTAHHRNHTGEKPYKCKECGKGFSLHSNLLKHHRTHTGEKAYKRKEMWQGLVPKLTP